One segment of Labrus mixtus chromosome 10, fLabMix1.1, whole genome shotgun sequence DNA contains the following:
- the sox3 gene encoding transcription factor Sox-3 yields the protein MYNMMETEIKTPLPQSNSGSAPGAKNNSANDAERVKRPMNAFMVWSRGQRRKMAQENPKMHNSEISKRLGADWKLLTDAEKRPFIDEAKRLRAMHMKEHPDYKYRPRRKTKTLLKKDKYSLPGGLLAPGSNVVNNSVSVGQRMDGYAHMNGWTNSAYSLMQDQLAYPQHHSMNSPQIQQMHRYEMAGLQYPMMSSAQTYMNAASTYSMSPAYTQQTSSAMGLSSMASVCKTEPSSPPPAITSHSQRACLGDLRDMISMYLPPGGDSAEHSSLQSSRLHSVHPHYQSAGTGVNGTLPLTHI from the coding sequence ATGTATAACATGATGGAAACCGAGATCAAGACCCCGCTCCCGCAGTCCAATTCGGGCTCGGCGCCGGGCGCAAAGAACAACAGTGCCAACGACGCAGAGCGCGTAAAGCGTCCGATGAATGCCTTCATGGTGTGGTCCAGGGGACAGCGGAGGAAGATGGCGCAAGAAAACCCCAAAATGCACAACTCTGAGATCAGCAAGCGGCTCGGTGCGGACTGGAAACTTCTGACCGACGCTGAGAAGAGACCGTTTATCGACGAGGCCAAGCGTCTGCGTGCCATGCACATGAAGGAGCACCCGGATTATAAGTACCGTCCCCGCAGGAAGACCAAGACCTTGCTCAAGAAAGACAAGTACTCTTTGCCGGGGGGTCTGCTTGCGCCTGGATCCAACGTCGTCAACAACTCAGTGTCTGTGGGGCAGAGGATGGACGGTTACGCGCACATGAACGGCTGGACGAACAGCGCGTATTCCCTCATGCAGGACCAGTTGGCTTACCCGCAGCATCACAGCATGAACAGCCCGCAGATCCAGCAGATGCACCGGTACGAGATGGCTGGGCTCCAGTACCCCATGATGTCCTCAGCACAGACCTACATGAACGCAGCCTCCACGTACAGCATGTCCCCGGCGTACACACAGCAGACCTCCAGTGCCATGGGACTCAGCTCCATGGCGTCTGTTTGCAAGACCGAGCCCAGTTCCCCCCCGCCGGCCATCACGTCCCACTCTCAGCGGGCGTGTTTGGGGGACCTGAGGGATATGATAAGCATGTACCTGCCTCCCGGCGGGGACAGCGCGGAGCACTCCTCCCTGCAGAGCAGCCGGTTACACAGCGTCCACCCGCACTACCAGAGCGCAGGGACGGGCGTCAACGGCACGCTACCCCTTACACACAtctga